One Mangifera indica cultivar Alphonso chromosome 4, CATAS_Mindica_2.1, whole genome shotgun sequence genomic region harbors:
- the LOC123215013 gene encoding NAC domain-containing protein 83-like has translation MEKINFVKNGVLRLPPGFRFHPTDEELVVQYLKRKVFAFPLPASIIPEVDVCKSDPWDLPGDLEQERYFFSTREAKYPNGNRSNRATGSGYWKATGLDKQIVTSRGNQIVGMKKTLVFYGGKPPHGSRTDWVMHEYRLVGSETTQNKSSNQSPVMVVENWVLCRIFLKKRSSKNEDEETCNAKGSRKSRTIKPVLYDFMKKERADLNLAPSFSSSSGTSGITEISSTESDGHEESSCNSFLYFRRKQ, from the exons ATGGAAAAgattaattttgtcaaaaatgGAGTTTTAAGATTGCCACCGGGATTCCGTTTTCATCCCACTGATGAAGAGTTGGTTGTTCAGTATTTGAAGCGCAAGGTTTTTGCTTTCCCCTTGCCTGCTTCTATAATTCCTGAAGTTGATGTCTGCAAGTCTGATCCTTGGGATTTGCCAG GTGATTTGGAGCAAGAGAGGTACTTTTTTAGCACGAGGGAAGCAAAATACCCAAATGGGAACAGATCCAATAGAGCTACTGGCTCTGGTTATTGGAAGGCCACTGGACTTGACAAGCAAATTGTAACTTCCAGGGGCAACCAAATTGTGGGCATGAAAAAAACTTTGGTTTTTTATGGGGGGAAGCCACCGCATGGTTCAAGAACCGATTGGGTTATGCATGAATATAGGCTTGTTGGTTCGGAGACAACTCAAAATAAAAGCTCAAACCAG AGCCCTGTGATGGTGGTCGAAAATTGGGTTCTATGCCGGATATTCTTGAAGAAAAGAAGTTCTAAAAATGAAGATGAGGAGACTTGCAATGCTAAAGGAAGCCGTAAATCGAGGACCATCAAGCCTGTTCTCtatgattttatgaaaaaagaaagagctGATTTGAATCTGgctccttctttttcttcttcttcagggACAAGTGGAATCACTGAAATTTCTTCCACTGAATCAGATGGTCACGAAGAGAGCAGTTGCAATAGCTTCCTTTATTTCAGAAGAAAAcagtaa